Proteins encoded in a region of the Labrus bergylta chromosome 9, fLabBer1.1, whole genome shotgun sequence genome:
- the LOC109978134 gene encoding uncharacterized protein, with protein MLVRPKSLNVSSVYFQITRKLSGIAKGTKDAHPLYPIFMARLSCCIFEWDAGDVALLRRVKREQLKREGVPGITDSLVNQNIRKSELVLYCRRRARGEKETISMIDLLLQELMGEKGSDFLGVPLLDRDRMANIWEQQRKHVKCIQDEPGVPLYTETGSSTKEGIILTTYRCARGSTSLESFHCHLARFIPGTSANSLNFQLYLLEGLNRWNQDRGAAALAVKPPSLLTYSGDLVHCVNTFSVKVLGRKLAPSFQPPAVYTGVCHFPIIINGFISYLLDIIIITE; from the exons ATGCTAGTTAGACCTAAGTCACTGAATGTTTCCTCTGTATACTTTCAGATCACCAGGAAGTTATCGGGCATTGCCAAGGGGACCAAGGATGCCCATCCCCTTTACCCCATCTTCATGGCTCGTCTGTCCTGCTGCATATTTGAGTGGGATGCAGGTGACGTTGCCTTGCTGCGCCGGGTCAAGAGGGAGCAGCTGAAACGGGAGGGGGTTCCTGGCATCACTGATAGCCTTGTGAACCAGAACATTAGAAAGAGTGAGTTGGTGCTCTACTGCAGAAGGAGGgcaagaggagagaaggagaccATCTCAATGATTGACCTCCTTTTGCAAGAGCTTATGGGGGAGAAGGGCAGTGACTTCCTTGGTGTGCCACTCCTGGACAGGGATAGGATGGCGAACATCTGGGAACAGCAGAGGAAGCATGTAAAATGCATCCAGGATGAGCCAGGTGTTCCTCTCTACACAGAGACAGGATCATCCACCAAGGAGGGCATCATCCTCACCACCTACAGGTGTGCCAGGGGCTCAACATCACTGGAGTCCTTCCACTGCCACCTGGCCAGGTTCATTCCAG gaaCCAGTGCCAACAGTTTGAATTTTCAGCTGTACCTCCTGGAAGGCCTGAACAGGTGGAACCAGGACCGTGGTGCTGCGGCACTGGCTGTCAAACCTCCCTCACTCCTCACCTACTCAGGGGACCTTGTGCACTGTGTCAACACCTTCAGTGTCAAGGTGCTTGGAAGGAAACTTGCCCCCTCCTTCCAACCCCCTGCAGTGTATACTGGTGTGTGTCACTTTCCCATCATAATTAATGGTTTTATTTCATACCTTTTAGATATCATTATCATTACTGAGTGA
- the LOC136180021 gene encoding uncharacterized protein: MHSSPTDPTTTMPSAPPAPTVSEQLLAVDEHNMPGMDRVDSLAEYLVGLRNETSLTLSNQQTSTILSLWQNLLPFDQQRVVYAARYQERLKTGYFRSPKNKLEFTPGAESMRRCVLGSSGSPAQWPDCCRLVEAIFVRLCQLHKSPKKKGKGSLTRWSLMLKDYRKVRQLVRDNGALMKATTLQLYEVNQTTLTQWHNHRVKRQDLAVLLQGVNLPAPLPVAPVPLPPALGRPTFVPQQCGPQHVYSLPKSTAGQALLKRKHAAPHTAAPATVRPKVPIQRQLFPLPAPLPTAAPALVNPTPAQSPLLLMLAVPSPRPIAPDGPLPPPPPSQRPYNRQVEHNKCRKCHQPRNKDSGHRQFHGYIYCPTFAGMPLEQWLEEMRRKRAENK, encoded by the exons ATGCACTCTAGCCCCACAGATCCCACCACCACCATGCCCTCTGCCCCCCCAGCTCCCACTGTATCTGAGCAACTGTTG GCTGTTGATGAGCATAACATGCCAGGGATGGACAGGGTGGACAGCCTGGCAGAGTACCTGGTTGGGCTGAGAAATGAGACGTCTCTCACTCTCAGCAACCAGCAGACCAGCACCATTTTGTCACTGTGGCAAAATCTTCTGCCATTTGACCAGCAGCGGGTGGTCTATGCAGCCAGGTACCAGGAGAGGCTGAAGACGGGGTACTTCAGGTCACCAAAAAATAAATTGGAATTCACCCCCGGTGCGGAGAGCATGAGGCGCTGCGTCCTGGGGTCAAGTGGATCACCTGCACAGTGGCCCGACTGTTGTCGGCTTGTGGAGGCCATCTTTGTCAGGCTCTGTCAGCTGCACAAGAGCccaaagaaaaagggaaagggCAGCCTGACAAGATGGTCTCTCATGCTGAAGGACTATCGGAAGGTTAGGCAGCTGGTGAGGGACAATGGAGCTCTAATGAAGGCCACCACTCTCCAGCTGTATGAGGTCAACCAGACCACCCTCACACAGTGGCACAATCATAGAGTGAAGAGGCAGGATTTGGCAGTCCTTCTGCAGGGGGTCAACCTGCCTGCCCCTCTTCCTGTAGCCCCTGTGCCTCTGCCACCAGCTCTAGGGCGCCCCACCTTTGTCCCTCAGCAGTGTGGACCTCAGCATGTCTACAGTCTGCCCAAATCCACTGCAGGACAggcacttttaaaaagaaagcatgCTGCGCCACACACTGCTGCTCCAGCCACTGTCCGGCCAAAGGTGCCCATTCAGAGGCAGTTATTTCCCCTGCCTGCACCTCTGCCTACAGCTGCTCCTGCCCTTGTAAACCCTACCCCTGCCCAAAGCCCCTTGTTGTTAATGTTGGCTGTCCCCTCTCCCAGGCCTATCGCCCCTGATGGACCTCTTCCCCCTCCACCCCCTTCCCAGAGGCCCTACAATCGTCAGGTGGAACATAATAAGTGCCGCAAATGCCATCAGCCCCGGAACAAAGACAGTGGCCACAGGCAATTTCATGGATACATTTATTGCCCCACTTTCGCAGGGATGCCACTGGAGCAGTGGCTGGAAGAAATGAGGAGGAAAAGGGCCGAGAATAAATGA
- the LOC114918884 gene encoding uncharacterized protein, translating into MGDEEWMSRLRRFAASGVWPSDAGNRPAPRQKKWNDLYLKIDKCPMQRRGQASLFGGPQTCGCGFHTKKPSSSVPDTPFPCTTVGTGQGQGPSSAAAAASSASTSAGPVQRPALNLAMFTKPRFGGSHGAALKPNLTVARKPAKPLISTSPSATTNVDTATPTSGRTSSPAQSPRKHIRTSSPFSLPPSPLSSASIIPPATAKAPLISTSTSTTTNFGTATPTSGRTSSPAQSPRKYIRTSSPFSLPPTPVSSASIIPPATAAVVTAAPSSASSDPSVCASSTTPGPDPLSNMSAEDVLAAPGPDLPWLPVKMRKTIPLQDQRWISAALWRNQRLQTDLKLWYEPPGPALIYHQAPTPERFFNHRLLVWMPYHLWKVRLTCPVCGKQLVGYGAHKRARQVLDVDRYYLMVTETLRCNSIGCKTNYLSSSKTILDQLDLAHRLEFRLILTQKYACDIRVIRFLRERTLGNSPSRLVKQLRENHSEEWLQRLCQYLGACSDFVGRPSLFPVVFQDPPEPVAIPTYKWMLPVYGQDILSRLEHIKASITSTFGSILKMDSTKKVQFLITALILMSQFYKNVYQSITQTDKMTKKGYSSSLSRNVKMILPVKGC; encoded by the exons ATGGGTGATGAGGAGTGGATGTCACGCCTGCGGAGATTCGCTGCTTCAGGGGTTTGGCCCTCTGATGCAGGAAACAGGCCTGCTCCCCGCCAGAAGAAGTGGAATGACCTCTATCTGAAG ATTGACAAATGCCCGATGCAACGGAGGGGACAGGCATCTCTGTTTGGGGGGCCACAGACATGTGGCTGTGGTTTCCACACTAAGAAG CCTTCCAGCTCAGTCCCTGACACCCCATTTCCCTGTACCACTGTTGGCACTGGTCAAGGGCAAGGCCCTTCaagcgctgctgctgctgcctcctcaGCATCAACATCTGCTGGACCTGTGCAGAGGCCTGCTTTGAATCTGGCTATG tttaCAAAACCACGGTTTGGCGGGTCGCATGGTGCTGCTTTGAAGCCAAATTTAACTGTGGCTAGGAAGCCTGCAAAG ccCCTTATTAGTACGTCCCCCAGTGCCACCACAAACGTCGACACTGCAACACCAACATCAGGGAGGACATCATCCCCTGCCCAGAGTCCCAGAAAACATATTAGGACCAgctcccctttctctcttcccccctctcctctttcatcaGCCTCAATAATCCCCCCAGCCACTGCTAAAGCT ccCCTTATTAGCACATCGACCAGTACCACCACAAACTTTGGCACTGCAACACCAACATCAGGGAGGACATCATCCCCTGCCCAGAGTCCCAGAAAATATATTAGGACCAgctcccctttctctcttccccccACTCCTGTGTCATCAGCCTCAATAATCCCCCCAGCCACTGCCGCT GTTGTAACAGCTGCTCCCTCCAGTGCCTCCTCAGACCCTTCTGTCTGTGCCTCCTCTACCACTCCTGGTCCTGATCCTCTCAGCAATATGTCAGCGGAGGATGTGTTGGCTGCCCCTGGCCCTGACCTACCCTGGCTGCCAGTGAAGATGAGGAAGACCATCCCCCTCCAGGACCAGAGATggatctctgcagctctgtggagAAACCAGCGGCTACAGACCGACCTGAAGCTGTGGTACGAGCCACCCGGGCCAGCGCTCATCTACCATCAGGCCCCCACTCCAGAGCGCTTTTTTAATCATCGCCTGCTTGTGTGGATGCCGTACCACTTGTGGAAGGTCAGGCTAACCTGTCCTGTGTGTGGGAAGCAGCTGGTGGGATACGGTGCCCACAAGAGAGCCCGTCAGGTCCTTGACGTGGACAGGTACTACCTGATGGTCACAGAGACCCTCAGGTGCAACAGCATTGGTTGCAAAACCAACTACCTGTCCAGCAGCAAGACCATCCTGGACCAGCTTGACCTGGCTCACCGGCTCGAATTCAGGCTCATCCTGACTCAGAA ATATGCTTGTGACATTCGGGTCATCCGCTTCCTGCGGGAGAGGACCCTGGGCAACAGCCCGTCTCGCTTGGTGAAGCAGCTGAGGGAGAACCACAGCGAGGAGTGGCTGCAGCGCCTCTGCCAGTACCTCGGGGCATGCTCTGACTTTGTGGGCCGGCCCAGCCTGTTCCCTGTGGTGTTTCAGGACCCGCCTGAGCCTGTGGCCATTCCCACCTATAAGTGGATGCTGCCGGTCTACGGGCAGGACATCTTAAGCAGGCTGGAGCACATCAAAGCCAGCATTACATCTACCTTTGGCTCCATCCTGAAGATGGACTCCACAAAGAAGGTACAATTCCTCATCACTGCTCTTATTCTCATGTCACAATTCTACAAAAACGTGTATCAAAGCATCACTCAAACTGACAAAATGACTAAAAAGGGATATTCTTCATCCCTAAGTCGcaatgttaaaatgattttaccTGTAAAAGGCTGTTAA